In one window of uncultured Sphaerochaeta sp. DNA:
- a CDS encoding metal-sensitive transcriptional regulator: MDERIRKKTDSRLARIEGQVKGIRKMVEVDRYCIDILTQISAVISALKGVEEIVMEHHLHTCVAHAMQKEDPEEKQLKIIEVMDVFKRFS; this comes from the coding sequence CAGATTCCCGCCTTGCCCGCATCGAAGGACAAGTGAAAGGCATCAGGAAAATGGTCGAAGTCGACCGGTACTGTATCGATATCCTCACCCAGATATCCGCCGTGATCTCAGCGCTCAAGGGAGTGGAGGAGATCGTGATGGAGCATCATCTCCACACCTGTGTGGCCCATGCCATGCAGAAGGAGGATCCAGAGGAGAAACAACTGAAGATCATCGAGGTGATGGATGTATTCAAACGATTTAGCTAA
- a CDS encoding LDCC motif putative metal-binding protein has translation MKFFKNIKVRWNDYLKKMAEANDRNFGDQRLDCCSLNRKSAEKDPTGDIIKKYNRS, from the coding sequence ATGAAATTTTTCAAGAACATCAAGGTTCGTTGGAATGATTATCTGAAAAAAATGGCGGAAGCCAATGATCGTAACTTTGGGGACCAACGGTTGGACTGTTGTTCGCTCAACAGGAAATCCGCAGAAAAGGATCCGACGGGGGACATCATCAAGAAGTACAACAGATCCTGA